Proteins found in one Tepidimicrobium xylanilyticum genomic segment:
- the thiM gene encoding hydroxyethylthiazole kinase gives MTKEEIQKQIFQAVETVKQTNPMVGSITNTVTINFVANAQLAVGGSAAMVYLPEEGEFLAKASGAIYINVGTLLPIYEQTLPHVAKVLHDTGKPWVLDPVAVGIGSMRTHLLRQFKDYKPHVIRGNASEIIALAGLWKLDGGAAISKVRGVDSTDSVIAAKTAAVSLAKWTGGAVAVSGKTDLITDGTVIAFSYGGSHFMPKITGAGCSLGGVIAVYLTAASPFIAALTGTAVYNLAGTRTEKKVDGPGSFQIKFLDELYKASAGEIANNPFEIEEV, from the coding sequence ATGACTAAAGAGGAGATTCAAAAGCAGATTTTTCAGGCAGTCGAAACCGTAAAGCAGACGAATCCGATGGTTGGATCCATCACCAATACGGTAACGATTAATTTTGTAGCCAATGCTCAATTGGCCGTTGGAGGTTCCGCTGCCATGGTTTATCTACCTGAAGAGGGTGAATTTTTAGCAAAAGCTAGTGGAGCTATCTATATAAATGTTGGCACACTTTTACCCATTTATGAGCAGACTTTACCCCATGTAGCAAAAGTATTGCACGATACAGGTAAACCATGGGTACTGGATCCGGTTGCTGTCGGGATTGGTTCGATGCGGACGCATTTGTTAAGGCAGTTTAAAGATTACAAACCTCATGTAATAAGAGGAAATGCTTCGGAAATTATTGCACTAGCTGGTTTATGGAAGCTAGACGGTGGGGCGGCTATCTCCAAAGTACGTGGTGTTGATTCAACGGATTCTGTAATTGCAGCAAAGACTGCCGCTGTTTCATTGGCTAAATGGACAGGTGGAGCGGTTGCAGTATCTGGGAAAACCGATTTAATCACTGATGGAACTGTTATCGCCTTCTCTTATGGGGGATCTCATTTTATGCCTAAAATTACCGGAGCAGGCTGTTCATTGGGTGGAGTCATCGCGGTCTATTTAACGGCTGCTTCACCGTTTATTGCAGCACTTACTGGTACTGCGGTGTACAATTTGGCTGGAACACGCACTGAAAAGAAGGTGGATGGTCCAGGAAGCTTTCAGATTAAATTTCTTGATGAACTTTATAAAGCAAGTGCAGGGGAGATTGCTAATAATCCATTTGAAATTGAGGAGGTTTAA